A single region of the Leishmania panamensis strain MHOM/PA/94/PSC-1 chromosome 23 sequence genome encodes:
- a CDS encoding nucleoside 2-deoxyribosyltransferase, putative (TriTrypDB/GeneDB-style sysID: LpmP.23.1860) has protein sequence MSVPKKIYIAGPAVFHLDHGDAYYTKVRALLKEKGVVPLIPVDNTVSGALNIRNSNLEMIQACDAVIADLSPFRSKEPDCGTAFELGYAAALGKVLLTFSTDTRSMVEKYGGQMAEGLSVEDFGLPFNLMLHNGTDVFDSFEAAFGHFSEKLLSQ, from the coding sequence ATGTCTGTACCAAAAAAGATCTACATTGCTGGCCCCGCTGTGTTCCATCTTGACCACGGCGATGCTTACTACACAAAAGTAAGGGCACTgttgaaggagaagggggttGTGCCGCTCATCCCAGTGGACAACACTGTCAGCGGTGCGCTCAACATCCGCAACAGCAACCTCGAGATGATACAGGCATGTGACGCCGTGATCGCCGATCTTTCTCCGTTCCGCTCCAAGGAACCCGACTGCGGAACCGCGTTCGAGCTCGGctacgcagcagcgctggggAAGGTGCTGCTGACTTTTTCCACCGATACACGATCCATGGTGGAGAAGTACGGTGGCCAGATGGCGGAGGGCCTCTCCGTTGAGGACTTTGGATTGCCGTTTAATCTGATGCTGCACAACGGGACGGATGTGTTCGACTCCTTTGAGGCGGCCTTTGGACACTTTTCTGAGAAGCTCCTTTCCCAGTGA
- a CDS encoding histone H4 (TriTrypDB/GeneDB-style sysID: LpmP.23.1870), which translates to MIIFCLALYHNSLFTSTLTTMAKGKRSADAKGSQKRQKKVLRDNIRGITRGCIRRMARRGGVKRISGDLYEEMRRVLKVYVEDIVRCSTAYTEYARKKTVTASDVVNALRKRGHILYGYA; encoded by the coding sequence ATGATTATCTTCTGCTTAGCCCTCTACCACAATAGCCTTTTCACCTCTACATTAACCACCATGGCCAAGGGTAAGCGCTCCGCTGACGCCAAGGGCAGCCAGAAGCGCcagaagaaggtgctgcgcgacaacATCCGCGGCATCACGCGCGGCTGCATCCGCCGCATGgcgcgccgcggtggcgtgaAGCGCATCTCGGGCGACCTCTACGAGGAGATGCGCCGCGTGCTGAAGGTCTATGTGGAGGACattgtgcgctgcagcacggcctACACCGAGTACGCGCGCAAGAAGACAGTGACGGCGAGCGATGTCGTGAACGCGCTACGCAAGC